A single Ignavibacteriales bacterium DNA region contains:
- the aroA gene encoding 3-phosphoshikimate 1-carboxyvinyltransferase encodes MNRAEFKRPGVIRGELTLPGDKSISHRAVLFSALAQGESTIRNLSRAEDVQSSISCIRALGAECNFHDGIYSISSPGLSGFTKPGGELYAGNSGTTARLLAGILAVLPFESVITGDESLSRRPMKRVMQPLSLFGTRFEAAEGDRLPLKIIPAKKLSSVRYELPVASAQIKSAVLLAGLGLEERSQVIEKIQSRDHTERMLQLPFSEVNGVRFISSSSEFLPEPETYFVPGDISSAAFFVVAALLIPGSELLINNVTVNPTRTGYIRHLHEMGADISFEDIRTSASEPYGNIRIRAGELKNVPIAPELIPNLIDEIPILAVAGYFSKGDFEVRGAEELRVKESDRIAALLHNFKAAGARIEEFPDGFRMSRGRETASPVFESFHDHRIAMAFAIYSLLLEEGGKIDNFDCVKISNPDFINQLSLITG; translated from the coding sequence ATGAACAGAGCAGAATTTAAGAGACCCGGAGTAATAAGAGGTGAACTGACACTGCCGGGGGATAAATCCATTTCTCACCGTGCGGTGCTGTTTTCAGCGCTTGCTCAGGGGGAGTCAACAATCAGGAATCTCTCCCGTGCTGAGGATGTGCAGTCCTCCATCAGCTGCATCCGTGCTCTCGGTGCTGAGTGTAATTTTCATGATGGTATATACAGTATAAGCAGTCCGGGACTCAGCGGTTTCACAAAACCCGGGGGAGAGCTTTATGCAGGCAACTCCGGAACCACTGCCCGTCTGCTTGCGGGCATCTTAGCGGTACTCCCTTTTGAGAGTGTCATTACGGGGGATGAATCACTTTCGAGGAGACCAATGAAACGGGTTATGCAGCCCCTCTCGTTATTCGGAACGAGGTTTGAAGCTGCTGAGGGAGACCGGCTTCCGCTGAAGATAATTCCCGCTAAAAAACTAAGCTCTGTCCGTTATGAGCTTCCCGTTGCCAGTGCTCAGATAAAAAGCGCAGTGCTGCTTGCAGGTCTCGGGCTTGAGGAGAGAAGCCAGGTTATTGAGAAAATTCAGAGCAGAGACCATACCGAGCGGATGCTTCAGCTTCCGTTTTCTGAGGTAAATGGAGTAAGGTTTATCAGTTCATCATCTGAATTTCTCCCTGAACCCGAAACGTATTTTGTTCCGGGGGATATTTCATCGGCCGCTTTTTTTGTAGTTGCGGCGCTTCTGATTCCGGGCAGTGAACTCCTGATCAATAATGTGACTGTTAACCCAACCCGTACCGGATATATCCGCCATCTTCACGAGATGGGGGCGGATATCAGTTTTGAGGATATCAGGACTTCGGCCAGTGAACCTTATGGTAATATCAGGATTCGTGCGGGAGAGTTAAAGAACGTTCCCATCGCACCAGAGTTGATTCCCAATCTTATTGATGAGATTCCCATCCTTGCCGTGGCGGGATATTTTTCGAAAGGTGATTTTGAAGTACGCGGAGCGGAGGAACTGAGGGTGAAGGAATCGGACCGGATAGCGGCACTTCTTCATAATTTCAAAGCTGCCGGGGCTCGGATTGAAGAATTCCCTGATGGCTTCAGAATGAGCAGGGGCAGGGAGACAGCAAGTCCGGTATTTGAGAGTTTTCATGATCACCGAATTGCAATGGCGTTTGCAATTTATTCTTTACTGTTGGAAGAAGGGGGTAAAATTGATAATTTTGACTGCGTTAAAATATCAAATCCCGATTTCATTAATCAATTGTCTCTGATTACAGGTTAA
- the deoC gene encoding deoxyribose-phosphate aldolase: MNESDISRVINQVFLEKTLRDFYCADGSCKGWEVDVLTREKTVRQIVDAGAERIAAGIGVGETLPDRGIAGYIDHTLLKPDATPEEVIKLCEEAKKFSFASVCVNPGFVSLCSDMLRGTRVKVCTVIGFPLGATTTEVKRFEAEQAIKNGATEIDMVINVGRLKQGEYSYVFNDVQQVVLAAKPKRVLTKVILETSLLTDEEKVKACVICKDAGADFVKTSTGFSKGGATVGDIALMRRVVGSAVGVKASGGIRTREDADAMIASGADRIGASASVKIVSGAGEESKGY, encoded by the coding sequence ATGAATGAATCAGATATATCAAGAGTAATAAATCAGGTTTTTCTTGAAAAGACGCTGCGTGATTTTTATTGCGCGGACGGCTCCTGCAAAGGGTGGGAAGTTGACGTCCTAACGCGTGAAAAAACTGTCCGTCAGATTGTTGATGCCGGTGCGGAGCGTATTGCCGCTGGCATTGGTGTTGGTGAAACGCTGCCTGACCGGGGGATAGCCGGATATATTGACCATACGCTTCTGAAACCCGATGCAACTCCTGAAGAAGTAATTAAACTCTGCGAAGAGGCAAAAAAGTTTTCATTCGCTTCGGTATGCGTTAATCCCGGTTTTGTATCTCTCTGCTCTGATATGCTCAGAGGAACCCGAGTAAAGGTTTGCACGGTCATCGGTTTCCCGTTAGGGGCAACAACCACAGAAGTAAAGCGTTTTGAAGCTGAGCAGGCGATTAAAAACGGCGCAACGGAAATTGATATGGTCATTAATGTCGGCCGGCTGAAACAGGGGGAGTATTCCTATGTGTTTAATGATGTGCAGCAGGTTGTGCTTGCTGCAAAACCAAAACGGGTGCTTACAAAAGTAATTCTTGAGACTTCACTCCTTACTGATGAAGAAAAAGTAAAGGCTTGTGTAATATGCAAAGATGCGGGTGCTGACTTTGTAAAAACTTCAACGGGATTTTCCAAAGGCGGGGCAACCGTGGGTGATATCGCTCTGATGAGAAGAGTGGTTGGTTCGGCAGTCGGTGTTAAAGCATCAGGCGGTATAAGAACCAGAGAAGATGCAGATGCGATGATCGCAAGCGGCGCAGACCGGATTGGTGCAAGTGCAAGCGTGAAAATTGTCTCCGGTGCCGGAGAAGAATCCAAAGGTTACTGA
- the folD gene encoding bifunctional methylenetetrahydrofolate dehydrogenase/methenyltetrahydrofolate cyclohydrolase FolD, with protein MIILDGKETAKQIRKELAGKIAAEKQQSGKVPGIAVILVGSDAASEIYVNSKAKACLEIGMKSVVEKRDASLSQSELLALIEKYNHDETIHGILVQLPLPKGLNEQDVISAISPDKDVDGFHPVNTGKLVNGEDTLVPCTPAGIHELLLRYKIPTSGKHAVVVGRSNIVGKPIANILMQKKEGANCAVTVVHSAVKNIADYTRSADILIAAIGKADFITGDMVKEGACVIDVGINRVEDASLPKGYKVTGDVKYDEVSAKASYITPVPGGVGPMTIAMLLSNTWKAFSKEIVS; from the coding sequence ATGATAATATTAGACGGAAAAGAAACAGCAAAACAGATTCGTAAAGAACTTGCCGGAAAAATCGCTGCGGAAAAACAGCAGAGCGGAAAAGTACCCGGTATTGCAGTGATCCTTGTGGGGAGTGATGCGGCGAGCGAAATTTACGTTAACAGCAAAGCAAAAGCATGCCTTGAGATCGGGATGAAATCCGTGGTTGAGAAAAGGGATGCATCCCTTTCACAGTCTGAATTGCTTGCTCTTATAGAAAAATATAATCATGATGAAACCATACACGGCATTCTGGTTCAGCTCCCATTGCCCAAGGGGCTGAATGAGCAGGATGTTATCAGCGCCATTTCGCCGGATAAGGATGTGGACGGATTTCATCCCGTAAATACAGGCAAACTGGTAAATGGTGAGGATACACTGGTTCCCTGCACACCGGCGGGAATTCATGAACTGCTGCTCAGATATAAGATACCAACCTCCGGCAAGCATGCGGTAGTGGTTGGCAGAAGCAATATCGTAGGCAAGCCGATTGCTAACATCCTGATGCAGAAAAAAGAAGGAGCCAACTGTGCTGTTACGGTTGTTCACTCTGCCGTTAAAAATATAGCGGATTATACCCGCAGTGCCGATATCCTTATTGCGGCAATCGGGAAGGCGGATTTTATAACAGGAGATATGGTAAAAGAAGGCGCATGCGTTATTGATGTCGGTATAAACAGAGTTGAGGATGCATCGCTGCCGAAAGGATATAAAGTTACCGGTGATGTAAAGTATGATGAGGTTTCAGCTAAGGCCTCGTATATCACCCCCGTCCCCGGCGGAGTTGGTCCTATGACGATAGCAATGTTACTAAGCAATACCTGGAAAGCATTTTCGAAAGAGATAGTATCATGA
- a CDS encoding RNA methyltransferase, whose amino-acid sequence MTEERLKKLTRVARTRQQSLHLVLENIHDPHNVSAILRSCDAAGVPKVSLIYNYEKFPRIGKKSSASAFKWVDREKFDTVEACYTTLRSQGFTILASSLNDTSKNFYDFDLTRKTAIVIGNEHRGISAEAEKLADSTVYIPMFGMIQSLNVSVSAAIMLYEAARQRMVKQMFERSDLSGQELEALIQEWSKR is encoded by the coding sequence ATTACCGAAGAACGTCTGAAAAAACTTACCCGTGTTGCCAGAACCAGACAGCAGTCATTGCATCTGGTGCTGGAGAATATACATGACCCTCATAACGTAAGCGCTATACTCCGCTCCTGCGATGCGGCAGGGGTGCCCAAAGTCTCACTTATATATAATTATGAAAAATTCCCCCGTATCGGGAAGAAATCATCCGCTTCGGCGTTTAAGTGGGTTGACCGTGAGAAATTTGATACTGTTGAGGCATGTTACACCACACTGAGAAGCCAGGGTTTTACTATTCTTGCCTCTTCGCTGAATGATACTTCCAAAAACTTCTATGATTTTGATTTAACCCGAAAGACAGCCATCGTAATCGGAAACGAACACCGCGGTATTTCAGCCGAGGCAGAAAAACTGGCCGACTCAACCGTATATATTCCCATGTTCGGCATGATACAGAGCTTGAATGTTTCGGTCTCCGCGGCCATTATGCTGTATGAAGCAGCACGGCAGAGGATGGTGAAACAGATGTTTGAGCGGAGTGATTTAAGCGGTCAGGAACTTGAAGCATTGATACAGGAATGGTCTAAACGGTAA